A single genomic interval of Pan paniscus chromosome 18, NHGRI_mPanPan1-v2.0_pri, whole genome shotgun sequence harbors:
- the TPPP3 gene encoding tubulin polymerization-promoting protein family member 3 — protein MAASTDIAGLEESFRKFAIHGDPKASGQEMNGKNWAKLCKDCKVADGKSVTGTDVDIIFSKVKGKSARVINYEEFKKALEELATKRFKGKSKEEAFDAICQLVAGKEPANVGVTKAKTGGAVDRLTDTSRYTGSHKERFDESGKGKGIAGRQDILDDSGYVSAYKNAGTYDAKVKK, from the exons ATGGCAGCGAGCACAGACATCGCTGGGCTGGAGGAGAGCTTCCGCAAGTTTGCCATCCATGGTGACCCCAAGGCCAGTGGGCAAGAGATGAATGGCAAGAACTGGGCCAAGCTGTGCAAGGACTGCAAGGTGGCTGACGGAAAGTCCGTGACAGGGACCGATGTGGACATCATCTTCTCCAAAGTCAA GGGGAAGTCTGCTCGGGTCATCAACTATGAGGAGTTCAAGAAGGCCCTGGAAGAGCTGGCAACCAAGAGATTCAAGGGGAAGAGCAAGGAGGAGGCCTTCGATGCCATCTGCCAgctggtggcaggcaaagagccAGCCAATGTGGGCGTCACT aaagcaaaaacagGGGGTGCTGTAGACCGGCTGACGGACACCAGCAGATACACAGGCTCCCACAAGGAGCGCTTCGATGAGAGCGGCAAGGGCAAGGGCATTGCGGGACGGCAGGACATCCTGGACGACAGTGGCTACGTGAGTGCCTACAAGAATGCAGGCACCTACGATGCCAAGGTGAAGAAGTGA
- the ZDHHC1 gene encoding palmitoyltransferase ZDHHC1 isoform X3, translating to MYKMNICNKPSNKTAPEKSVWTAPAQPSGPSPELQGQRSRRNGWSWPPHPLQIVAWLLYLFFAVIGFGILVPLLPHHWVPAGYACMGAIFAGHLVVHLTAVSIDPADANVRDKSYAGPLPIFNRSQHAHVIEDLHCNLCDVDVSARSKHCSACNKCVCGFDHHCKWLNNCVGERNYRLFLHSVASALLGVLLLVLVATYVFVEFFVNPMRLRTNRHFEVLKNHTDVWFVFLPAAPVETQAPAILALAALLILLGLLSTALLGHLLCFHIYLMWHKLTTYEYIVQHRPPQEAKGVHRELESCPPKMRPIQEMEFYMRTFRHMRPEPPGQAGPAAVNANPSQFLATRGQAEPPPPSSPDTLALPPRIRPQKKRKRRVYKVRTSETSDPASGPRAPGRRSSSSTDSADASPVHAAGPAGAYHSASAESVDEIPVAQTRLGSAALAAPRGRGRQPTLARQARAPAVFVSPSSGEPRAPGGREAGLA from the exons ATGTACAAG ATGAACATCTGCAACAAGCCCTCCAACAAGACGGCCCCTGAGAAGAGTGTGTGGACGGCACCGGCACAGCCCAGCGGACCCTCCCCTGAGCTGCAGGGCCAGCGATCCCGCCGGAATGGGTGGAGCTGGCCCCCTCACCCGCTCCAGATTGTGGCCTGGCTGCTGTACCTCTTCTTTGCTGTGATCGGCTTTGGGATCCTTGTTCCCCTCCTGCCTCACCACTGGGTGCCCGCTGGCTACGCT TGCATGGGCGCCATCTTTGCTGGCCACCTTGTGGTGCACCTGACCGCCGTCTCCATCGATCCAGCAGATGCCAACGTGCGGGACAAGAGCTATGCGGGGCCCCTGCCCATCTTCAACCGAAGCCAGCACGCACATGTCATTGAAGACCTGCACTGCAACTTGTGTGACGtggatgt GAGCGCTCGCTCCAAGCACTGCAGCGCCTGCAACAAGTGCGTGTGCGGTTTCGACCACCACTGCAAGTGGCTCAACAACTGTGTGGGCGAGCGGAACTACCG GCTCTTTCTACACAGTGTTGCATCCGCTTTACTGGGCGTCCTGCTCCTGGTGCTGGTGGCCACATATGTCTTCGTGGAGTTCTTTGTCAACCCCATGCGTCTGCGCACCAACCGACACTTTGAAG TCCTGAAGAATCACACCGATGTGTGGTTCGTGTTCCTGCCTGCCGCCCCCGTGGAGACCCAGGCCCCTGCCATCCTGGCCCTGGCCGCCCTGCTCATCCTTCTGGGCCTCCTGTCCACAGCCCTCCTGGGGCACCTGCTCTGCTTCCACATTTATCTCA TGTGGCACAAGCTCACCACCTATGAGTACATCGTGCAGCACCGCCCACCACAGGAGGCCAAGGGGGTTCACAGGGAGCTCGAGTCATGTCCTCCCAAGATGCGGCCCATTCAG GAGATGGAGTTCTACATGCGGACCTTCAGACATATGCGCCCAGAGCCCCCTGGCCAGGCCGGGCCAGCAGCAGTGAATGCCAA TCCCTCCCAGTTTCTTGCCACCCGTGGCCAAGCGGAACCTCCACCACCCTCTTCCCCAGACACTCTCGCCCTGCCTCCCCGGATCCGACCCCAG aaaaagaggaagaggcgCGTGTATAAAGTGCGAACGTCTGAGACCTCGGATCCGGCGTCGG GGCCTAGGGCCCCCGGCCGCCGCTCCAGCTCGTCGACGGATTCCGCGGACGCCAGCCCTGTGCACGCCGCTGGCCCTGCCGGCGCCTACCACTCGGCGTCGGCAGAGTCCGTGGACGAGATTCCAGTGGCGCAGACGCGCCTGGGCAGCGCCGCTCTGGCCGCCCCGCGGGGCCGGGGCCGACAGCCCACGCTGGCGCGGCAGGCGCGTGCGCCCGCCGTTTTCGTGAGCCCGAGCAGCGGCGAGCCCAGGGCGCCGGGCGGCCGGGAGGCTGGTCTGGCTTAG
- the ZDHHC1 gene encoding palmitoyltransferase ZDHHC1 isoform X5, with translation MYKMNICNKPSNKTAPEKSVWTAPAQPSGPSPELQGQRSRRNGWSWPPHPLQIVAWLLYLFFAVIGFGILVPLLPHHWVPAGYACMGAIFAGHLVVHLTAVSIDPADANVRDKSYAGPLPIFNRSQHAHVIEDLHCNLCDVDVSARSKHCSACNKCVCGFDHHCKWLNNCVGERNYRLFLHSVASALLGVLLLVLVATYVFVEFFVNPMRLRTNRHFEVLKNHTDVWFVFLPAAPVETQAPAILALAALLILLGLLSTALLGHLLCFHIYLMWHKLTTYEYIVQHRPPQEAKGVHRELESCPPKMRPIQEMEFYMRTFRHMRPEPPGQAGPAAVNAKHSRPASPDPTPGSPVSLQKKRKRRVYKVRTSETSDPASGPRAPGRRSSSSTDSADASPVHAAGPAGAYHSASAESVDEIPVAQTRLGSAALAAPRGRGRQPTLARQARAPAVFVSPSSGEPRAPGGREAGLA, from the exons ATGTACAAG ATGAACATCTGCAACAAGCCCTCCAACAAGACGGCCCCTGAGAAGAGTGTGTGGACGGCACCGGCACAGCCCAGCGGACCCTCCCCTGAGCTGCAGGGCCAGCGATCCCGCCGGAATGGGTGGAGCTGGCCCCCTCACCCGCTCCAGATTGTGGCCTGGCTGCTGTACCTCTTCTTTGCTGTGATCGGCTTTGGGATCCTTGTTCCCCTCCTGCCTCACCACTGGGTGCCCGCTGGCTACGCT TGCATGGGCGCCATCTTTGCTGGCCACCTTGTGGTGCACCTGACCGCCGTCTCCATCGATCCAGCAGATGCCAACGTGCGGGACAAGAGCTATGCGGGGCCCCTGCCCATCTTCAACCGAAGCCAGCACGCACATGTCATTGAAGACCTGCACTGCAACTTGTGTGACGtggatgt GAGCGCTCGCTCCAAGCACTGCAGCGCCTGCAACAAGTGCGTGTGCGGTTTCGACCACCACTGCAAGTGGCTCAACAACTGTGTGGGCGAGCGGAACTACCG GCTCTTTCTACACAGTGTTGCATCCGCTTTACTGGGCGTCCTGCTCCTGGTGCTGGTGGCCACATATGTCTTCGTGGAGTTCTTTGTCAACCCCATGCGTCTGCGCACCAACCGACACTTTGAAG TCCTGAAGAATCACACCGATGTGTGGTTCGTGTTCCTGCCTGCCGCCCCCGTGGAGACCCAGGCCCCTGCCATCCTGGCCCTGGCCGCCCTGCTCATCCTTCTGGGCCTCCTGTCCACAGCCCTCCTGGGGCACCTGCTCTGCTTCCACATTTATCTCA TGTGGCACAAGCTCACCACCTATGAGTACATCGTGCAGCACCGCCCACCACAGGAGGCCAAGGGGGTTCACAGGGAGCTCGAGTCATGTCCTCCCAAGATGCGGCCCATTCAG GAGATGGAGTTCTACATGCGGACCTTCAGACATATGCGCCCAGAGCCCCCTGGCCAGGCCGGGCCAGCAGCAGTGAATGCCAA ACACTCTCGCCCTGCCTCCCCGGATCCGACCCCAG GCTCCCCCGTGTCTCtgcagaaaaagaggaagaggcgCGTGTATAAAGTGCGAACGTCTGAGACCTCGGATCCGGCGTCGG GGCCTAGGGCCCCCGGCCGCCGCTCCAGCTCGTCGACGGATTCCGCGGACGCCAGCCCTGTGCACGCCGCTGGCCCTGCCGGCGCCTACCACTCGGCGTCGGCAGAGTCCGTGGACGAGATTCCAGTGGCGCAGACGCGCCTGGGCAGCGCCGCTCTGGCCGCCCCGCGGGGCCGGGGCCGACAGCCCACGCTGGCGCGGCAGGCGCGTGCGCCCGCCGTTTTCGTGAGCCCGAGCAGCGGCGAGCCCAGGGCGCCGGGCGGCCGGGAGGCTGGTCTGGCTTAG
- the ZDHHC1 gene encoding palmitoyltransferase ZDHHC1 isoform X1, whose amino-acid sequence MYKMNICNKPSNKTAPEKSVWTAPAQPSGPSPELQGQRSRRNGWSWPPHPLQIVAWLLYLFFAVIGFGILVPLLPHHWVPAGYACMGAIFAGHLVVHLTAVSIDPADANVRDKSYAGPLPIFNRSQHAHVIEDLHCNLCDVDVSARSKHCSACNKCVCGFDHHCKWLNNCVGERNYRLFLHSVASALLGVLLLVLVATYVFVEFFVNPMRLRTNRHFEVLKNHTDVWFVFLPAAPVETQAPAILALAALLILLGLLSTALLGHLLCFHIYLMWHKLTTYEYIVQHRPPQEAKGVHRELESCPPKMRPIQEMEFYMRTFRHMRPEPPGQAGPAAVNAKHSRPASPDPTPGRRDCAGPPVQVEWDRKKPLPWRSPLLLLAMWGPQAPPCLCRKRGRGACIKCERLRPRIRRRVSASPCPGPALGTRGRGRQSHKRAAATGLMFPSLAQGLGPPAAAPARRRIPRTPALCTPLALPAPTTRRRQSPWTRFQWRRRAWAAPLWPPRGAGADSPRWRGRRVRPPFS is encoded by the exons ATGTACAAG ATGAACATCTGCAACAAGCCCTCCAACAAGACGGCCCCTGAGAAGAGTGTGTGGACGGCACCGGCACAGCCCAGCGGACCCTCCCCTGAGCTGCAGGGCCAGCGATCCCGCCGGAATGGGTGGAGCTGGCCCCCTCACCCGCTCCAGATTGTGGCCTGGCTGCTGTACCTCTTCTTTGCTGTGATCGGCTTTGGGATCCTTGTTCCCCTCCTGCCTCACCACTGGGTGCCCGCTGGCTACGCT TGCATGGGCGCCATCTTTGCTGGCCACCTTGTGGTGCACCTGACCGCCGTCTCCATCGATCCAGCAGATGCCAACGTGCGGGACAAGAGCTATGCGGGGCCCCTGCCCATCTTCAACCGAAGCCAGCACGCACATGTCATTGAAGACCTGCACTGCAACTTGTGTGACGtggatgt GAGCGCTCGCTCCAAGCACTGCAGCGCCTGCAACAAGTGCGTGTGCGGTTTCGACCACCACTGCAAGTGGCTCAACAACTGTGTGGGCGAGCGGAACTACCG GCTCTTTCTACACAGTGTTGCATCCGCTTTACTGGGCGTCCTGCTCCTGGTGCTGGTGGCCACATATGTCTTCGTGGAGTTCTTTGTCAACCCCATGCGTCTGCGCACCAACCGACACTTTGAAG TCCTGAAGAATCACACCGATGTGTGGTTCGTGTTCCTGCCTGCCGCCCCCGTGGAGACCCAGGCCCCTGCCATCCTGGCCCTGGCCGCCCTGCTCATCCTTCTGGGCCTCCTGTCCACAGCCCTCCTGGGGCACCTGCTCTGCTTCCACATTTATCTCA TGTGGCACAAGCTCACCACCTATGAGTACATCGTGCAGCACCGCCCACCACAGGAGGCCAAGGGGGTTCACAGGGAGCTCGAGTCATGTCCTCCCAAGATGCGGCCCATTCAG GAGATGGAGTTCTACATGCGGACCTTCAGACATATGCGCCCAGAGCCCCCTGGCCAGGCCGGGCCAGCAGCAGTGAATGCCAA ACACTCTCGCCCTGCCTCCCCGGATCCGACCCCAGGTAGGAGGGACTGTGCTGGGCCTCCGGTCCAGGTGGAGTGGGATAGAAAGAAGCCTCTACCCTGGCGCTCGCCTCTGCTTCTTTTGGCGATGTGGGGCCCTCAGGCTCCCCCGTGTCTCtgcagaaaaagaggaagaggcgCGTGTATAAAGTGCGAACGTCTGAGACCTCGGATCCGGCGTCGGGTGAGCGCCTCTCCCTGTCCGGGTCCTGCTCTGGGAACTCgggggaggggaaggcagagcCACAAGCGAGCCGCAGCCACTGGGCTCATGTTCCCTTCCCTTGCGCAGGGCCTAGGGCCCCCGGCCGCCGCTCCAGCTCGTCGACGGATTCCGCGGACGCCAGCCCTGTGCACGCCGCTGGCCCTGCCGGCGCCTACCACTCGGCGTCGGCAGAGTCCGTGGACGAGATTCCAGTGGCGCAGACGCGCCTGGGCAGCGCCGCTCTGGCCGCCCCGCGGGGCCGGGGCCGACAGCCCACGCTGGCGCGGCAGGCGCGTGCGCCCGCCGTTTTCGTGA
- the ZDHHC1 gene encoding palmitoyltransferase ZDHHC1 isoform X4 — MYKMNICNKPSNKTAPEKSVWTAPAQPSGPSPELQGQRSRRNGWSWPPHPLQIVAWLLYLFFAVIGFGILVPLLPHHWVPAGYACMGAIFAGHLVVHLTAVSIDPADANVRDKSYAGPLPIFNRSQHAHVIEDLHCNLCDVDVSARSKHCSACNKCVCGFDHHCKWLNNCVGERNYRLFLHSVASALLGVLLLVLVATYVFVEFFVNPMRLRTNRHFEVLKNHTDVWFVFLPAAPVETQAPAILALAALLILLGLLSTALLGHLLCFHIYLMWHKLTTYEYIVQHRPPQEAKGVHRELESCPPKMRPIQEMEFYMRTFRHMRPEPPGQAGPAAVNANPSQFLATRGQAEPPPPSSPDTLALPPRIRPQAPPCLCRKRGRGACIKCERLRPRIRRRGLGPPAAAPARRRIPRTPALCTPLALPAPTTRRRQSPWTRFQWRRRAWAAPLWPPRGAGADSPRWRGRRVRPPFS; from the exons ATGTACAAG ATGAACATCTGCAACAAGCCCTCCAACAAGACGGCCCCTGAGAAGAGTGTGTGGACGGCACCGGCACAGCCCAGCGGACCCTCCCCTGAGCTGCAGGGCCAGCGATCCCGCCGGAATGGGTGGAGCTGGCCCCCTCACCCGCTCCAGATTGTGGCCTGGCTGCTGTACCTCTTCTTTGCTGTGATCGGCTTTGGGATCCTTGTTCCCCTCCTGCCTCACCACTGGGTGCCCGCTGGCTACGCT TGCATGGGCGCCATCTTTGCTGGCCACCTTGTGGTGCACCTGACCGCCGTCTCCATCGATCCAGCAGATGCCAACGTGCGGGACAAGAGCTATGCGGGGCCCCTGCCCATCTTCAACCGAAGCCAGCACGCACATGTCATTGAAGACCTGCACTGCAACTTGTGTGACGtggatgt GAGCGCTCGCTCCAAGCACTGCAGCGCCTGCAACAAGTGCGTGTGCGGTTTCGACCACCACTGCAAGTGGCTCAACAACTGTGTGGGCGAGCGGAACTACCG GCTCTTTCTACACAGTGTTGCATCCGCTTTACTGGGCGTCCTGCTCCTGGTGCTGGTGGCCACATATGTCTTCGTGGAGTTCTTTGTCAACCCCATGCGTCTGCGCACCAACCGACACTTTGAAG TCCTGAAGAATCACACCGATGTGTGGTTCGTGTTCCTGCCTGCCGCCCCCGTGGAGACCCAGGCCCCTGCCATCCTGGCCCTGGCCGCCCTGCTCATCCTTCTGGGCCTCCTGTCCACAGCCCTCCTGGGGCACCTGCTCTGCTTCCACATTTATCTCA TGTGGCACAAGCTCACCACCTATGAGTACATCGTGCAGCACCGCCCACCACAGGAGGCCAAGGGGGTTCACAGGGAGCTCGAGTCATGTCCTCCCAAGATGCGGCCCATTCAG GAGATGGAGTTCTACATGCGGACCTTCAGACATATGCGCCCAGAGCCCCCTGGCCAGGCCGGGCCAGCAGCAGTGAATGCCAA TCCCTCCCAGTTTCTTGCCACCCGTGGCCAAGCGGAACCTCCACCACCCTCTTCCCCAGACACTCTCGCCCTGCCTCCCCGGATCCGACCCCAG GCTCCCCCGTGTCTCtgcagaaaaagaggaagaggcgCGTGTATAAAGTGCGAACGTCTGAGACCTCGGATCCGGCGTCGG GGCCTAGGGCCCCCGGCCGCCGCTCCAGCTCGTCGACGGATTCCGCGGACGCCAGCCCTGTGCACGCCGCTGGCCCTGCCGGCGCCTACCACTCGGCGTCGGCAGAGTCCGTGGACGAGATTCCAGTGGCGCAGACGCGCCTGGGCAGCGCCGCTCTGGCCGCCCCGCGGGGCCGGGGCCGACAGCCCACGCTGGCGCGGCAGGCGCGTGCGCCCGCCGTTTTCGTGA
- the ZDHHC1 gene encoding palmitoyltransferase ZDHHC1 isoform X2, giving the protein MYKMNICNKPSNKTAPEKSVWTAPAQPSGPSPELQGQRSRRNGWSWPPHPLQIVAWLLYLFFAVIGFGILVPLLPHHWVPAGYACMGAIFAGHLVVHLTAVSIDPADANVRDKSYAGPLPIFNRSQHAHVIEDLHCNLCDVDVSARSKHCSACNKCVCGFDHHCKWLNNCVGERNYRLFLHSVASALLGVLLLVLVATYVFVEFFVNPMRLRTNRHFEVLKNHTDVWFVFLPAAPVETQAPAILALAALLILLGLLSTALLGHLLCFHIYLMWHKLTTYEYIVQHRPPQEAKGVHRELESCPPKMRPIQEMEFYMRTFRHMRPEPPGQAGPAAVNAKHSRPASPDPTPGRRDCAGPPVQVEWDRKKPLPWRSPLLLLAMWGPQAPPCLCRKRGRGACIKCERLRPRIRRRGLGPPAAAPARRRIPRTPALCTPLALPAPTTRRRQSPWTRFQWRRRAWAAPLWPPRGAGADSPRWRGRRVRPPFS; this is encoded by the exons ATGTACAAG ATGAACATCTGCAACAAGCCCTCCAACAAGACGGCCCCTGAGAAGAGTGTGTGGACGGCACCGGCACAGCCCAGCGGACCCTCCCCTGAGCTGCAGGGCCAGCGATCCCGCCGGAATGGGTGGAGCTGGCCCCCTCACCCGCTCCAGATTGTGGCCTGGCTGCTGTACCTCTTCTTTGCTGTGATCGGCTTTGGGATCCTTGTTCCCCTCCTGCCTCACCACTGGGTGCCCGCTGGCTACGCT TGCATGGGCGCCATCTTTGCTGGCCACCTTGTGGTGCACCTGACCGCCGTCTCCATCGATCCAGCAGATGCCAACGTGCGGGACAAGAGCTATGCGGGGCCCCTGCCCATCTTCAACCGAAGCCAGCACGCACATGTCATTGAAGACCTGCACTGCAACTTGTGTGACGtggatgt GAGCGCTCGCTCCAAGCACTGCAGCGCCTGCAACAAGTGCGTGTGCGGTTTCGACCACCACTGCAAGTGGCTCAACAACTGTGTGGGCGAGCGGAACTACCG GCTCTTTCTACACAGTGTTGCATCCGCTTTACTGGGCGTCCTGCTCCTGGTGCTGGTGGCCACATATGTCTTCGTGGAGTTCTTTGTCAACCCCATGCGTCTGCGCACCAACCGACACTTTGAAG TCCTGAAGAATCACACCGATGTGTGGTTCGTGTTCCTGCCTGCCGCCCCCGTGGAGACCCAGGCCCCTGCCATCCTGGCCCTGGCCGCCCTGCTCATCCTTCTGGGCCTCCTGTCCACAGCCCTCCTGGGGCACCTGCTCTGCTTCCACATTTATCTCA TGTGGCACAAGCTCACCACCTATGAGTACATCGTGCAGCACCGCCCACCACAGGAGGCCAAGGGGGTTCACAGGGAGCTCGAGTCATGTCCTCCCAAGATGCGGCCCATTCAG GAGATGGAGTTCTACATGCGGACCTTCAGACATATGCGCCCAGAGCCCCCTGGCCAGGCCGGGCCAGCAGCAGTGAATGCCAA ACACTCTCGCCCTGCCTCCCCGGATCCGACCCCAGGTAGGAGGGACTGTGCTGGGCCTCCGGTCCAGGTGGAGTGGGATAGAAAGAAGCCTCTACCCTGGCGCTCGCCTCTGCTTCTTTTGGCGATGTGGGGCCCTCAGGCTCCCCCGTGTCTCtgcagaaaaagaggaagaggcgCGTGTATAAAGTGCGAACGTCTGAGACCTCGGATCCGGCGTCGG GGCCTAGGGCCCCCGGCCGCCGCTCCAGCTCGTCGACGGATTCCGCGGACGCCAGCCCTGTGCACGCCGCTGGCCCTGCCGGCGCCTACCACTCGGCGTCGGCAGAGTCCGTGGACGAGATTCCAGTGGCGCAGACGCGCCTGGGCAGCGCCGCTCTGGCCGCCCCGCGGGGCCGGGGCCGACAGCCCACGCTGGCGCGGCAGGCGCGTGCGCCCGCCGTTTTCGTGA